The Spirosoma radiotolerans genome has a window encoding:
- the rsfS gene encoding ribosome silencing factor: MRINKNSEFTAEQIRDFAVRGMQEKKGQDIVVMDLRKVKNAICDYFVLCSGTSDTQIDAISTSVEEEVYKASKQDPWHKEGKLNREWILLDYVDVVVHVFKKDRRSFYDLEQLWGDAEIHVIEDNDLAVAS, translated from the coding sequence ATGAGAATTAACAAAAACAGTGAGTTTACCGCTGAGCAGATACGTGATTTCGCTGTTCGGGGAATGCAGGAGAAAAAAGGACAGGATATTGTCGTAATGGACCTGCGAAAAGTTAAGAATGCAATTTGCGATTATTTCGTTCTTTGCTCGGGTACCTCCGACACACAGATTGATGCTATATCGACTTCCGTTGAGGAAGAAGTATATAAAGCCAGTAAGCAAGATCCCTGGCACAAGGAAGGAAAATTGAACCGGGAGTGGATTCTGCTTGATTACGTCGATGTTGTTGTTCACGTTTTCAAGAAAGATCGTCGCTCGTTCTATGATCTCGAACAGCTGTGGGGCGATGCCGAAATTCACGTCATTGAGGACAATGATTTGGCCGTAGCATCTTAA
- a CDS encoding biotin--[acetyl-CoA-carboxylase] ligase has protein sequence MYKIYPKTLFIGQIIQYLPSCQSTNDEAATLIAQSTPNEGLVVITDHQTAGRGQRGNQWEAKPSENLTFSLILSPSFLMATDQFWLNMAISLGIYDTLQPLIGHSLRIKWPNDVYVDDQKLGGILIENTLHGYNIAWSVVGIGLNVNQTEFGYATATSLQCQAPIPNAYDLPGLLSRLCETLEQRYLQLRSGQRNTLKTNYLQILYRYQEEHSFESEGHYFRGTICGIDSTGRLAISVDGKVRYFGFKEISFLFDV, from the coding sequence TTGTACAAAATCTATCCCAAAACGCTTTTTATTGGACAAATAATCCAATATCTGCCAAGCTGTCAGTCAACTAACGATGAAGCGGCTACTTTGATTGCCCAATCGACCCCGAATGAAGGACTAGTTGTCATTACCGATCATCAAACGGCGGGCCGAGGACAACGTGGCAATCAGTGGGAAGCAAAGCCCAGTGAAAACCTAACATTTTCGCTTATTCTGAGTCCCTCCTTTTTGATGGCCACAGATCAATTCTGGCTTAACATGGCCATTTCTTTGGGTATTTACGACACCCTGCAACCGCTAATTGGCCATTCATTACGCATAAAGTGGCCCAATGACGTTTATGTTGACGACCAAAAACTGGGCGGTATTTTGATTGAAAACACGTTGCACGGCTATAACATCGCCTGGTCGGTCGTGGGTATTGGGTTGAACGTGAACCAAACGGAATTTGGCTATGCAACGGCCACATCGCTACAATGTCAGGCTCCCATCCCGAATGCTTACGATTTACCGGGGCTGCTTAGCCGTCTTTGCGAGACGCTGGAACAACGATACCTACAACTACGCTCCGGGCAGCGTAATACGCTTAAGACAAACTATTTACAGATTTTATATCGCTACCAGGAAGAGCATAGCTTTGAAAGCGAAGGCCACTATTTCAGGGGCACCATTTGCGGTATAGATTCCACCGGGCGGCTAGCGATAAGCGTCGATGGAAAGGTGAGGTATTTTGGGTTTAAGGAAATAAGTTTTCTTTTTGATGTATGA